A part of Streptococcus porcinus genomic DNA contains:
- a CDS encoding DUF6287 domain-containing protein encodes MKKRFIILLSALILILLTFITVKSLIFKPQEQTTKKEISQTRVKKVETKKEILNPSQENSSHTGDLNSSSQKGSQPEQSSSQEVPTQTVDSQTDQINTAHALVTRLDNRDFSVIAGTWKNDLGEILIIEADGSFTLDYKKADGSVTRGHDKIGTGFIKDGCYLANITGAGFIVTPASVKNIHIGTVYNQDSIAIGQSVHADEHPFYRQ; translated from the coding sequence ATGAAAAAAAGGTTCATTATTCTCTTATCAGCACTTATTTTGATTTTACTAACCTTCATAACGGTAAAATCGCTTATTTTTAAACCTCAAGAGCAAACAACTAAAAAGGAAATTAGTCAGACACGAGTTAAAAAAGTTGAAACAAAAAAAGAAATATTGAATCCCAGTCAGGAAAATAGCAGTCATACGGGAGACCTCAATAGTAGTAGTCAAAAAGGAAGCCAACCTGAACAAAGTAGTAGCCAAGAAGTTCCTACTCAGACTGTTGACTCTCAAACTGATCAAATCAATACGGCTCATGCCCTTGTTACCAGGTTAGATAACCGTGATTTTTCAGTAATAGCGGGGACTTGGAAAAATGATTTAGGAGAAATTCTGATTATTGAAGCAGACGGTAGTTTTACGCTTGACTACAAAAAAGCTGATGGTAGTGTGACTAGGGGACATGATAAAATTGGGACGGGTTTTATTAAAGATGGCTGTTATTTAGCTAATATTACTGGAGCTGGATTTATAGTAACACCAGCTAGCGTCAAAAATATCCATATTGGTACAGTATATAACCAAGATTCCATTGCTATAGGGCAATCTGTCCATGCAGATGAACACCCATTTTATAGACAATAA